The Corvus moneduloides isolate bCorMon1 chromosome 4, bCorMon1.pri, whole genome shotgun sequence genomic interval GATCcatcttttctttatttccccatTAGCTGAACCAGGATAAAGGCCTACTCTTAGCCTTCTCTTCTCAAGGCCAAATAAACCCAGTTTTTGCACTCTCTCCTTTACATGTCATGAGCTCCAGTCCCCTGATTGACTACTTGGCTTTCTGCCAGACTTATCCAGTATGTACAAAAACAGACCCAAAAGATTAAGGGTTTATAGAGGAGCCCATAACAAGACACTTGTGGCCAAACAGAGACCCTTTAAATTGCTGGGTACGTTCTTGTCCATGCAAGCCAATGTAGTCAGCTTTCTTTGCTCTAGAGTACACTGATGATTCACATCCAACTTGTTCCAAACAAgaccaggtccttttctgcaaagctggtTTCTAGCCCGTCAGCCCACCTCAGATGGAGGGCTTCATATTTGGCTTCACTGAACCTGCCAagccatttctccagcctgtacAGGCCAATATGAACAGAGGGCACCACAGCACTGACCACTTCCTCTAGTTTAGATCATTCAAGATCTTGCTACAGGCACATGCTGTCCTTCTGGCAGGTAATTAATACAGATGAAACATTGCTGTTACCTTAATAAAGGAAGCATGACTGACCTAGTACCAATTTCTGAGGGATATTACCTTAGTAGTCTGTAAAGCTCCATAAATATCTAAGATAAATGTTTCTGTGCGCAAGTTGAAGATTTCACGTAAATTCAAAAAATGACAAATCAGTTTGTGGCCAAAAGTTCATCATGAACTGCCTGAAGTTCTTActcagaagcaaaaagaaagactAGAAATCACAACTGTATTTTCATAGCTTACACTCTTAAGTCAGAAACTGCAAAATCTACATTTATTCTCAGATGTTCTTTTACTATATTGATAGCAAAACTCCACCTTGTGGCTTAATAATTACCTGTGCTTACGCCACAGATGTAGTCAAAAAGTTGATGAACCGGCTTTCCAGTTAATTCTTCTAGTTTCCGTAGAGTCTGAAGTGCAACTAAACCcctgaaacacaaaaatcccCTTCACATACAATGGCAGTCTTATCTCACATAGTTCTAATAATTTTTCAATCACCTTGGCTTCATTATAGCTCATTATAATTTAATAACTGCAACAGTAAGAATCCTGaatatttcaggaaataaaagagcagcagaacacaGTTAAAATAGAATGATGAATATTGAATATAAATGACATACTCAGGCATACGAAAAATAGTATTAAACAGCTATAGCCATACTGTTTTATAGCAAAGACTGAGGGGTGATCAACTTCTGTGGATGTAGACTCAGGATAGATTTTAGCTGCATCCCCACCACACAGCACTTAAATTTTGGTCTTAACAAGGCTATATAATGCCCCCTGGGGCATAGTATTTTCCAGTGGGGGGTTTGCTTGGCCTCAATTTAATGTGTCTGAAATAATGGGAGAGATGCATTAGAGACCATTAGATTTGTGCTTCTCTAGCATGAAACAGTATCTGGCATGCAGCAGTGTGAACTGTGTTGGGATAGAGCAAGATGACTGCGCATGGCAAAATGAGcaccaaaacaaacaccatTCAAGCAGAAATGCATACAAAAACAATACCCATCACTTGGATAGTCAAATGTAACAGAAATGCAACTCATAAATTGCCTCTTTGGGTATTTCTCTATCAAAGAGagaatgaaattttatttccagttacAGTATGAAAAAGGCTACAAGCATATAAAACCCCAGAAGTTTTACCTTGTTCCTCCTCCATCAATGGTGAGGACTCGAATTCCCCAACCTTTCACAGGGTCTGTATATCCAATCAGAGCTAAAGTTTCTCTAACAGCAGCCTGAAGACTTTCATCATTAGCCTGTCTCAGTCGCAACAGGCATGGGATTAATTTTTCCTATTGATAAATACAAGGATATTTTATTCTAACCATATGTTTAGACCAAAAGAATCCATTCTTAAATTTACTAATGTGGCATTTAAGTATAGAAGTAATATATTAGTTAAAATTGGAAGAAAACTtctttaaatctgtatttaccCACGTCTTTCTCTAACAAGGGAAAGAATGGATGTCAGTATTACGTTGTACACACCTCACTGCTATAGTAACTACCTATCAGAATTAAGCAATCAAGATGATACATAAATCTTTTGAATAGCTAGGAAAGCTACATTTACCAGTTTAGTTTTATTGAGTTAGTATCACATCAGCCAAGCGTAGACTCGAGTATGAAGCACCAAAGTATAGGTAAAACCCCAGATTTGCTTAGTAAGTATCACACTGcttcaaaacaagaaatgcCTTCTAAATACACTaatatcaaaacaaaaattaaacacagagtatttttaaatgtactttACCACAAAGATATACAGCATTACAATCAAAATGGGAGTAGTGAATACACTCTTTCATAATAAAGTAATTGACATATATTTATGTGAATGCCTGACCTATACCCTACCAGATGATTCATCTGGCCTGCACTCCATTCCCAAAGGGTACTTTTCCAGAAATTTCTACAATCTGTATCACACGTTTGTCGCATCTTTTGGAAAAGGCAAGAGGTTGACAAATGCAGTGATTTAGCTAGTACTTCTAGAATAGTCTACCACCCACCTCCTGCCCTCTCAATGCAGGGAAGGACACAAGTAGGACTAGATTACATGAATTTATTTGATGGTTCTCTTGCCACCTCTCCTCGAAGAAAGCATGTAAACAAGCATAGAAAGTACTGTGCATATACAGATCAACTGTACAGCACATTCTCATCTGGTCAACTGCCACAGAGGACACAATGTACGACCTTTATCTACCACTGGAAAAAACTATACTACCTATCCACATGACCATGTCGTATGCTTCTAAATTAAACACTGCAATCTTAAGTGCCTTTAGCTAAACTCCCAGTAGTTTGCATATGAATCTGCTTGAATCAGCTACAAAGTTATAAAAAGAGACACTCAAATTATAATCTTTACAAACAGGAAATATGACTAGTCCACAAAAGCACAGAATGAGGTTTTATGTTATTCTCTATCAATCatctgtctgatttttttttaatctaagcATAAAAACTATTTGCACCTTAATTGCAActcctctgctctctggaaATTCTAGAAGATGATAGGTCAGTTCTTCAACCCTGTTGATGCAGACTCTTGGATTCGTGGATCTCCGTAGGGCTTGAACTAAAGCTCGAGTCCTGTTATCAATACTCACTCTTGCAATGATCTAAAGAAGACAAACAGACAACATAAAACTACTCTAAGAAATGTGTAAAATTTGTCAAGACTAATTTCAACGTGTTATTTTAAGATTTCTCAGAAGTAATGAACAGCATGTTGTACTAGAGATCTCCTACAGTTTCCAAGTAAGCACTGCTTAAACCGCCAACAAAAACCTTTTGATTCTTTGTTTACtagaaaactaaaataaaggCAGCTCACAACAAGAATACACCAAACAAACATGTCAGTATGTATTCAGATGAATTTTCAGGCAACTTTCTAGTATTTAAACATTAACAAAACATGAACTGTAAAATTACtataactacaaaaaaaaagcacaactaGATCTGACTGTATTTATGGACTCTGTGTATATATGAACTAAATATACGTACCTAtaacacacacagaggtgtgtgtatatatatgcacacacacttTATATATAAACTTACATAAACATATCCATACTTACATAAAACATTTAATACTTATACACACATGTATCTATTCCTACTCCTAAGTACATATATGTATTTGTAAGTTTACATATAGTATGCacatatgtataaaatatatatagttttacatatttatttatttatccaaCTACACAGAATGAATAagagaacagtttgggttggaagatgccttaaagatcatctagttccaacctccctgctgtgggcagggacaactcATATATACTTATATGGAAGTACAAGTACTTCGATATAAGTAAAAGTATGTGTACATATGTATGTAAGTATATACACAGGTATATACTTATTTATGTAAGTAAAAGTGTGTGCATATCTATGCTTACATATAGGTATATACACTAGTGTAGCATATATATACACTTGTATAAAATATACATAGAAATAATACATAAATTAACACTAAACAAAGACttgccttttctctctgaagagacagatgcttttccctctcttctgcagTCTTGGCCTCATCACTCTTCTCAGACACTTCTTGTTCTTGCTGTTTACTCTTTTCTGGTGAAACAACTTTTGTATCAGATCTTAACTTTGGAACCAGCCCACCAATATAGCTGTCTACAAAAGCTTGTACACTGTTACTGGGATACGAAAGAAAGTTTGCAATACTTTTTTTAGTGGAAACTGGGAGAGCAGTATTTGTCTTTTCAGCACCCAGAGCCTCTGCTTCAGGAGCTAAAGTACCTGCAGAATCCACtctcttttctttgcttgttaCAGTATTTGCTGATGAATCAAGCTTATTCCTCTCTTCAGAGTCCTGTAATGAagcattcctttttctttcttgttccaTAACAGAATTATGAAAGTAAGAGTTGATATGATCAGCTACAAAGTTGTAAGTCTCTCCAAAATTTGTAGAAAAGTAGCTTATAtgaaaaaggtgatttttaGTAGGTGCTGAAACTTCTGGAGTATCTTGACAAGTGCCGCTTGAACTTACTAACACAGATTCCAAGTTTTCACTTGCACAAGTGGATTTCTTTGCAGCTGGGCCTCTGTTGCAATCGTCCTGAGTTCTGACATCTGTGACTTGTTTATCATTTTCTAGATTTGCGTTGATGTTACTCGCATCTgcactgcttttatttgctttacCCAAAGTACCTGAGTGGGACTTTAATCGAGCTATCCGTGACACCAGTTCACTGTGAGTGCCAGACACTGCCTTTGAAACAGACTCTATAGTATTCTTAATTCGTGACATGCGAATGCTCACCCTTGTAAGTCCTTTAGAAGAAGAAGTTAAAAGTTTGGAAACTCTGTAGTATAAAAACTCATGGCTATAAATGTACTTGTTATACCAAAACGTTCTGCTTCTGGCCCACTTACACCAAGGCTCGCTTGTATGAAAAACTCTCAGGTGCGCAGCATGATTTATCCTCCAGCAGGCTTTAGGTCTACAGAAACACAGgtatttgtttctttgcttccaCCAAAGATTTTTTGGGTTAATCAAAAGGAACAAATATGCGTCCAAGGATAAATGAACTGTCATTACTTATAAATAATTGCACcttttttgtgttgctttctATTTCATTCCAAAAGATATACGTCAATAAATAAGTCCTGTAATGTAGtgttgcctgaaaaaaaaaaaaaaaaaacaaacaaaaaccaacaatggaaaccccaaaacagaaacaagttAAACTAAAATCATGGAGGTGTTTAAAACAGATGAAGCTTATGTATCCTTTTGGTAAAGACAGATAAACATTCAAATCAAGTCAAATAATCTCATGAGCGTATCTACTGCTCAGGACACTTGGTAGCATTACCCCAACATTTCAACATGCTACTCCCAAAAGGCCAATTTAAGCTCATCTTGAGAAATATGTGACTCTTCTCAAAAGCACTTAGTGGCATATAGAAAGTTGATTGCTGTTTCTTCAGCAAACTATCTTGTGCAGACACAGCGTTTCAAATGTCATTATATTACCACCCTTTTGCAGAattcctcacagggaagaagtgACACCAATACTCAGAGCAAAGTTCAACGAAACGTGCCCATCCTAAGAGCCAAGGGCAGTACGTAATCCTTACTCTGCAAAAAAAGATGCAACTGGTGGAGCAGCGTTTTACATAGCACACCAGAGCCGTGCTGATACCGCAGGCGCAAATCCATTATTTGCTGAAAAAGCAAGCCTAGGCTTCTCCAGCGCCTGTGACAAATGCCGCAGGCACGCTGGCCAACTCCTGCGCAGGCCGGCTCCgcagtgacagcagagctgacaCCACCGCTGGCAGCGCCATCGTTACTTACAGTCTCCTCTGCCTGCGCTGCGCCTGTCCCGCTGGGTGAGCGCCGGGCTGCGGGCTCCACGGCCGGGCCGGGCTATGTAGGCACGGGGGCGCCTCCTGCCCGGGGGGCAGGCGCGGGCGCTGTTCCTGCCTTGCGCCATTTCCCAGAAACGTTGCCGAGAGCGGCCGCGTAAACAAGCACCGAGTCCCGGCCCCGCTGTCCCCGACCCACCTCCCGTTACGCGAACGAGCCCCGCGTGCCCTGCACGCGCTCTTCGTGCCCTCCCCCGTCCTCATATTCCCCCACGAGCCGGTGGCGACGCGGCCCGTCCTGGCGGCGGTACCTGCTGGACAGTCGCTCCCGcctcccccctctccccaggcCGCCACCGAGCGCCAGGCAGCGGCCGCGCCCTCACGAGCGGTGCCGCCCCGGCGGAgcgggcgggggggcggcgggacccggcaCGACAACACCCGCGGCGCGCGGCAGCGGCACTGCGCCTGCGCACGCCCCGCGCGCCGGAAACAGCTGGGGCGCGCGACACCGCCCCACGGGCCGCCGCCGGGGGCGGACGAGGAGGAGAGCGGGGTGACGCGAGACGGTCGCGCGACGGCtcgcggggcggggcggggtcatggccggggcggggcggggctgcTGCGCCTGCGCGCGGGTGGCGACGTGCGGCGCGGCACGCGAGAGTGGCGGGGCGGTGCCTCCTCGGCCTCCTTGGGCGCTGAGGAGGTTGCCGAGGACGGAGGGCTTGGAATGGACAGTGCAGGTTATCCGGTCCCAACTTCCCTCCCACAGACCAGACCAGACCAgaccagaccaggctgctcaaagccccatccagccagGCTTTGAGCCCTGCCAGGGTCAGGGCATTCAcatccctgggcaacctgttctggtgccttgccaccctcacagtaaagcattttttcctaatatctaacctaaatttcccatctttcagtttgtacccattaTTCACTGTTCTGTCACTACACTTCTGTTCTCTCTGGCTTCCGTGTAGGTccttttcaggtactggaaggtgctttGAGGTCTCCACACAGCCGTCTCCATGCTGAACAGCCCCTGCTTTCTCAGGCCTGCCTTCATAGGGGAGGTGCTGCGGGTCctggggaggcactgggagcaaggggctgggaagaggagaagggcccctgcccagcctctgCAGCTACTCAGTGCGGGTGCCTCGGGACTATGCCCCCACATCTCCTGCTTAATGCTTGGGGAACAATGACAAACGTGTTTGCCATAGGTTGGACAGGGTTAGGGAGTGGCTTGGTCTTCCCCAGCCAggcttcagagcagcagcaggcccTGAGATTCCTGTCTGCATGGCGTGTCTGAAACACTCTTTTAATGGGGTTGCTGAAACTTCAGGTGAAAATGACAAGAGAGGATGGATACGCTGTGTGCTCAGGTGGAACAATGGAGGCCTTACCATGAGGGTTAGGAGGGTCACGTCACACTTGTAGTTTCAGATCTCAGttgtcttctgtttttcctcacaaataaagaagtaaaattcattttcttacCTTGCATTTTATTCTCCAAAGGAAAATTTATATTCCTTACATGTTGTAATTTTTatcatgtattttttataaattgaACAGGTTAAATTCTCTACAtctcccagagcatccctgtcTGGATGGTAGGTGCCCACCAAAGTCACTCTGTCACTCCCTTCCTCAGCTGgtcaggggagagaaaatagaaCAAAGGGCTTGTGGATTGACATAAcgacagggagagatcactcaccatTTACCATTATGGGCAGAACAGACTTGGCTTGGGGAAATTAGTTGAATTTgttaccaatcaaatcagagtagggaaatgagaaataaaatcaagtcTTAAAACTTTCCTCCcaccctttccttctttctgggCTCAACTTCATTCCCCaattctctccctgctccccatacagcagagcaggaggacaAAAGGGACCTGCAGTCAGTTCAACACATACTGTCTCTGCTGCCCCTTCTTCCTCAGTGGGAGGATTTCTCaactcttcccctgctccagcatgggatccctcccacaggagacagtctTCCACGAGTTTCTCCAGTACTaatccttcccacaggctgtaattttcacaaactgctccagcgagggtcccttccacagggtcagtccttcaggagcagACTGCTCTAGTGTGGATCCTCTGCAGGGTTACAGGTCCTgacagcaaacctgctccagcatggactcctctctccatggggccacaggtcctgccaaGAGCCTTCTCCAGTGCAGACTTCCCATGGGGTaacagcctccttcaggcacCTGCCTGCTCTGGCACGGGCTCTGCCAGGACCTGCAAGGGTATCTCTGCTCCAACACCTGGAGgacctcctccccctccttcttcactgacccAAATGCCTTCaaagttgttcctctcacatattctcaccctTCTCTCCTAGCTGCTGTTGCTCAGAAGCTTTTACCCTTTCTTAATATGTTACCACAGGGGCACTACCACCattgctgatgggctcagctttTGCCAGTGACATGTTCATCTTGGAGCCCGCTGGAATTGACACCTTCCAACACAGGGGCAGCTTCTGATGTTTTTTTGCGGATGCCACCCCATTGCATTGGGTTAATATGATAAGGTTTTGGTGGGGAGTCTTCCCATTAATTCTTCCCAGTCATATTAACCCAATGCAATGCCAATTTTACACTCAAGGCATGTCACTTCCTTGGTGAAGTACTCAGTGGCCACAAATATTTTGTGAGCCACATATTATTAGGATCCTTTTGCACAGGACAGTGGCAGTTCATACCCAGGTGCTCATCTATTCCCTCCTAAATGTTTCCAGagttgctgctttctgtgctgttctgcaGGTATGGTCTGCCTGCCGTGTTTGTAGATTACTACACTTCCAGTTGTATTATCTGGTGGTGGTATACTCATGTTTTTAAGAATTATCtaccattttttaatttatcacaTTATATATGCTTAAGCTCATTTTTAAACCAAACAGTTCAAACAGTCGTGGGGTCTGCCCTAAGTGCCAGATGCAGCTAAGCAGGGAGGTTTCACTGCCTCTTGACATACGAGTTACTTCATGTAAAGGCCTGAATACTGTTATGAGAGCAACACAGTACATAGAGTTTTAGACTGTGTAGCAATGTTAGCTTAAGCAGCTTCCCTGGGTGTGTTTGCCCTTCTGTAAGCCCCAGGGCTCTAGTGCATTTGCCAGTATGCTGGACCAAGTTGGATCTCATCAGATGACTTAAGAAGCCCATCTGAAGCCACAATCTGAGCTGGCTTTAAACGGGGTAACTTGCTTTCTTACAATGACAAAGGCTTAGGCAAAACAAGACCTACAACTTCAGTAAGAGGGAAGTTTGGACATTATAAACTTCATGCTGCCAGGGCACATCCTGCCTCTCTTTGACTGGCAAATAAGGTATTGAAGGTAGGAGGCAACTGATCCCTTTTAGCTGCACATGGTTCCTTCCTAAACAGTCACACTTTATCCTATAATCTCATTGTAAAATTCTCTCCTGTGCCTGCTCAGACATTTGTTTCAGCACTGGGATATGTACAATGATGTATTGATTCATACCTTTCCTAAGAAGATTCAAGGATTTCACATTTCTGATCCAATGCCAACCCATGCCTTCTTACCACATCGCTCTCCCCAAGGATGAGCAGACCTTTCTGATCTGACATGTTCGGAGGTGCATGATTCATCAGCTTCTCAAAACAACCATGAAACAATccaaaagaactgaaaaacacTGGACAGGAAAAGATAAATTTATATATTCCCAGGCACAAATTCTACATCCAAACCTTCTCAAACATTTTGCCAATTTCGCGTTCTTTGCTGTAGTCATGACATTAAGAAGTTAtctcaaatttatttaaaacatagATTAATTTGTAAGCTCTTTTAGTACTCAGAGGTGAGTTCATCCTGTTTGACTAAATACCTACTTTTTAGATAAGAGAGATGAATCCACGTATGGTATTCAGATGGTGGACAACTCTGTATGTAGTTGTTTTCACATAGTATGGATATCATCTCATTTAAATAATGTTGagatgaatttaattttaataggaTGTATATTAcctatttgaaaaatacttcaatTTCAGTGCTTTCCGTGGGAAGTATCAAGAGAGAAAtctgttgttgttattattgatGGGTTTTTGCTGGTCTCTGTTAGGTTGCATACCCAGCACTCAAGCTCTTTCAGAGTGGTCCCTTGAAACATGATTGTTTTCAGTTTAGGACAACAATGAAAGTAGTTTGATTTTAATGAGTTCTATCTCTTTTACTTAATTCAGAAAATCTAaggctttcaaaatattttctcattatgCCTGTTAGGACATGTTTTTGTAGGTAGGTTGAAAACTTCTGTAAATCAAGTTACACATCAATTGTGGTAAATCTTCCTGTTTTAAGGAAAGAGAGTTGTTTGGTGTACATGATTTTTGTCATGTTATAGCCAAAGTATTGGGGTGTCAATAATTCAGGTGAGTTAACTGTATTCATTTATATGCATGTTATGCTTTTAAATGCCATTAATTATTTCTAACATTCATATCTGTATGTCTGTCTTGGACTGCTGCTTGGAGAGACAGTCATAACAGGTTATGAGGCAGTTTGATAAAAATTGGATATTTACCAGAAACAATGGTTCCAAAGTTTGTCAATCTAGGATTCTCACTCTTGGAAGTTTGTATTTTGAGTAAATAGTTTTGCACATTCTCTCACTGTATGTTTGATAAAAAGCTAATatatgaatataatttttatatagCATTATATATAtggggtttatttttacttgCCTTATTGATTATTGATGGtattctgaaaatacagaactaTCACCTAAGAGGCtcaaacaaatttaaaaaaacctcaagtaTTTCAAAGCACTGTGACAAACTAACATATATTGGTAGAGCAGTATTCTGCTCATAATGGCGTCTGAGGTAATTGCTTAAATATGACTTTTTCAGTCAAGC includes:
- the PNPLA8 gene encoding calcium-independent phospholipase A2-gamma, encoding MTVHLSLDAYLFLLINPKNLWWKQRNKYLCFCRPKACWRINHAAHLRVFHTSEPWCKWARSRTFWYNKYIYSHEFLYYRVSKLLTSSSKGLTRVSIRMSRIKNTIESVSKAVSGTHSELVSRIARLKSHSGTLGKANKSSADASNINANLENDKQVTDVRTQDDCNRGPAAKKSTCASENLESVLVSSSGTCQDTPEVSAPTKNHLFHISYFSTNFGETYNFVADHINSYFHNSVMEQERKRNASLQDSEERNKLDSSANTVTSKEKRVDSAGTLAPEAEALGAEKTNTALPVSTKKSIANFLSYPSNSVQAFVDSYIGGLVPKLRSDTKVVSPEKSKQQEQEVSEKSDEAKTAEEREKHLSLQREKIIARVSIDNRTRALVQALRRSTNPRVCINRVEELTYHLLEFPESRGVAIKEKLIPCLLRLRQANDESLQAAVRETLALIGYTDPVKGWGIRVLTIDGGGTRGLVALQTLRKLEELTGKPVHQLFDYICGVSTGAILAFMLGLFHIPLDDCEELYHKLGSDVFKQNVIVGTVKMGWNHAFYDSDIWEKMLKEKMGSNLMIETARKSKCPKVAAVSTIVNRGTPLKAFVFRNYNHFPGVKSHYIGGCQYKLWQAIRASSAAPGYFQEYVLGSDLHQDGGLLLNNPSALAVHECKCLWPNVPLQCLISLGTGRYESEVKTNVTHTSLKAKLTNVINSATDTEEVHTMLDALLPPDTYFRFNPLMNEDIPLDESRKEKLSQLQTDGIRYLERNEEKLRKAAKILTQEKSALQRLQDWIRLKADMYEGLPFLSKL